In Deinococcus sp. JMULE3, the genomic window CGGTGGGCCCGCTGGGCCATGGGAACCCAGCGTGGTTTGCAGGTCCTCGACTGTCTGGAGTTTGGTTCGACGTGGACCGCCGACCTACACGCTGCCTTTCTTGAGCCAAAGAAAGATATGTTTCACGGCTACGGCGTGATGGAATTTTGCATCATCGGATCTCAAGTCTCTGGACCTGCTGTCTTCGCACCTGTTCGGTACGGTAAGGAAGATGGCTCTGATGGTGTGGTGCGAGTTTCTTCTGCAAACCTGAACCATCACTACGTTCGCATTGAGCGCAATCCTGACATTCCACTGCAGAACATACGATGGGGAGAAGCGCAAAAATATGCGAAGCGCTTTCATGCCGGGAAATGGGATAATGCCAAGTTTGGGGTTGATGGATTTGACGCTCCTTATTACCGGACACTGGCCGACCATCGCCCATTGGAAGCTGGTGGTCTACTACCCCAAAGCATGGGAACCGGAGCCCGAAGCCGTCCTCGCGTCCCATTCGCCGTGGTCTACAACTGCTCTCACAGTGGTGAAGAGACAGGGGTTGTCAGTGGGCAGGCCGTGATTGATAGCATTCTAAAAGATCTGGTTCTTCCAGCTTTGAATTGTCCCGTAGATGCGCAAGCGTATGAGTCAGTGGCGGTCAAGTTTGATAAGACGACGCTGGAGACCCGTCGTAGGGCTTCCGGAGTGGAGCACGGCAACGGAGTTGTTACGGCGCTGCAAAGCTTGCTTGGCGGCTTGGTCGACATAAATTTTAGACCGTCTGCCCAGTATGACTCACACTCGCAGGTGATTGTGCGAGCGCGTGATCAGAATGGAAGCCCCGTGAAGCACTGTGATGTCTTCTTCAACTCGTTGGGAGGTGGCGACACCCCCCGGATCATGATGAATGACCTGATTCAAGATCATCATCAGAACTCAAGAAATCCAGGTGTTCACACGTTCTATTTGCGGTGCGAGTGCTTTGAAGACGGCGCTTGGACGGACCGTCTTTCCCAGGTGCGCGGACTGGATCTTGAGATCAGTGTCGTAGATCCGGTGACACAGCGGGTGTTATACGTCCCCCTCCGCATGCGCCTCACCCCTGATGTGGTACAGCGATTCATTCGCTCCGACAGGACCACAATCATTGACGTAAAGCTCATACGACTTCCTGACGATCAGACTTTCATTCTGGCGTGATTTTTTAGAAGGCGGGCAGAAAGTGCGAGACTTTACAGAGAAAGATCCAATATTATCTGGGCATAGGAGTAGTAACCGTGAGGTTATGGGCAATTTTAATCAATTTCTAAAAGTTATGGGTGGATTATTGTTTGTGCTGACTATTTTTATTTCTATACCTACCTCTCCATCAATCGTTTTTGATATACCTAATACTTTGGTTAGGATCGGTGGGTTCTGTCTTTTGGGTCTCTTTTCGCTATTCATGGGCGCACTTCTGGGTCTGATATTTGGAGTTCCCAGGAATAACAGGCGTAATTCATCATTGGTCAATTCAAAAGATAACTATGGCGTCCGCGCAATGCTACCCTATGGCGGGAATAGTAATTTAGAGGAAATTTCCGATTGGCTCACAAAAATGATTGTCGGCATAGCGTTGATCAATTGGAAAGATATAGTCGTAGTGATAAGTAGTCTTGTGAGAAAACTTGAAGCAAGTTTGGGTGGGGATTTCTTTGGAATCATGGCCCTAGGTCTTATTGGTGCATATTTTGGCATAGGTTTTGCCATGGGCTACGTGTGGTCTCGTGTTTTTCTTCCTCGCTTGCTATCTGAGGCTGAGCAAGTGGAATCTAGCTCTCGTGATCGCATTTAATATATTAACATTTTAGAAAAATGGCATTCTATAGATGTGAATTAAGCACTATGATAGCTACTGATCTTAATATATGAAGCTTTTGCATTATTTACCTCTTTGTTCATGTATATTGAATTAAAATCAGGTTTTCATTAAATACTCTCAGCGATTTGGGGGTAATTTGCGCGCCATTAAATTTATTTTAGAGCTATGTTGTAAATTGGCCATTATTAACAATTTTCCGCTTTGAGTACACTATACGATTCCCCAAGGATATATAGAAATAGTGCACGATGACTACCTATCAATGAAAGTCTATCTCGAGAATAGAGCTTCAATCCCTAAAATATTATATGGAGGGAATATGACTAGAAATACATTCTTGTTTTTGGTTGCTGGAGTAACGGTATATTACATAGCGTTGCTTGTGGTGGCATGGTGCGGATATTCTTTCGACTCTAATAATTGGAGCGTAGAAGCAAAATTTATAAAAGACTTCGTAGCTATTTTGACTGCTTTGCCAGCTGCGTTTCTGGCTTTTGCGGTTCAGCAAAGACTGGTATTTATCAAAGAGATGCGTGATATTTACAAGGACTGCTTGGTTTCGGTTGAGGAAGCTATCTATTTTTGCAAAAGTAGATCATTTGAGAGTGATGAAAAACTTCGCGTTCTGAAATCGTTAAGTATTGCCATTGATAAGGTAAGAGCGATCTTAAGTAATGGAAAATCGAAAAGCTATCCAGTCGTTGGGATGCATAAAATCTATAAAATTATAGATAAGATGAGCCACGAAGGGGAGATGCTGAGTGCGCATGATGAAATCATCGATCTGTGGAAGTCAACAAGGCAAATATTCTTGGATGAAATGGATCGCGGTGATCACAGACTCACTTACAAAGATCAGTACGCAATGCTGAATACCAACAGGTAGTTCTGACGCTGCCCCTGTTTCCTGCGCCAGCGCAGCACCCAACACTTCGGCAAAATGAGCTTCCTGCCGTGCCGCGTGAAGGAAGCCGGGCAGTGTCTGAGTCTCTGACGACCTCCGAACCTGCTGAGAGCAGTACGTCCGTTCGTCCGCCCAGCAATCCATCGTCTCCACGAGACCGACACTGGTGGGGTACCCCCTCAGGTGAGCGGCGCGCGGAATCCACAGCGGTCTACACTGCGGGTGTGCGACGGACCCTGCTGCTCCTGGCGACCCTCCTCAGTACACAGACCGTTCGAGCAGAAGCGCTCGAACCGCTTCAGGTGGACCGCATCATCAAGAGTCTTCAGTATTTCCCCTACCTCTACCCGTTTGACGAGAAGAAGGTCAGGCAGGGTGCCGAGCAGGGAATCGACGGTCTGATTCGCGCGCTGGGCAGTCCGGATGTCCGCTTCTCTCCGCGCAATGTGCTTGTTCCGTCGGCCAATCCTCAGAAGGGGACGACCTTCGGCCTGGAGTTCGAGCAGGACGGGGCGGCGCAGCAGGGCGTCCAACTTGCTGCCATTCCACCGTTTACGTCCGCGTGGTACCAGGGATTGCAGCCGGGCGACATCATTGAGGGGATCGGCGACCATGACGTCCGGTCGGTCACACGGCAGGCGGCGGCGGCATTGCTGCCGCTTCTGGAGGATCAGTTCGTGGACCTGACCGTTCGGCGGGGTGAAACGCGGCAGGTCGTCAGGGTCACCCGGCAGGCCATCACCCCCACGCTAACTGTCCGGGAGGGGCTGCCGACCGACACGGCGTATCTGGCGATGCCTACCTTGTTCACTGGATTGAGCGACGTCACGGATCAACTGACGAGAGCAATCCAGGTCCTTCAGGAAGACGGAATCGCCACCCTGATCCTGGACCTGCGCGGCAACACAGGCGGCACGCTGAATACTGCCGTGGCCGTCGCGGATCAGTTCCTGTCGCAGGGTGACATCGTGAGCCTGAAAGGGAAGAGTGGAGACACGCGAATCTACGGCAGCGCAAAGCCGCACTTCAGGGATTTCACCGGACGCGTCATAGTGCTCGTGAACCGCGAGACGAGCGGCGGTGCAGAAGTGATCGCGAGTGCCCTGCAACACGCCCGCATGACAGTGATCGGCGAGCGAACGGCAGGACAAGGCGTGGCGTCGACATCCCACGGGATGGACACGGGTTACCTGACGTTCCCCATCGCGTTCCTGGTCACGCCCGGCGGACAGATTCAGGGTGTGGGGGTCACACCGGACATCGTCGTGCGTGATGATCGGCAGCGGCCCGCTGCGGGAACCGTGGTGAACCTGCCGGGCGATGCGGTGCTGCGCCGGGCGCTGGAGGAAATCGGGCGCATGTCCCAGTCCACCCCGGCAGATACGGGTTCCATCAGGGGGACTGCCGAGTCCGGCGAGTAAGCTTCGAGCAGGTTCAGACGTCACGAAGATGTAGTTCTGGATCGCCCGGCCACGTGACGCTAGACGGCTCGGGCATGTGGAAGCGTGGGGCGGGGCGGACTGCCGCGCCACTCAGGAAACAGCCCAGCAGATCTCAAGGCCGAAGCGGATGAGCAGCGTGGCTTCCAGGCGCTCGCTGGACCGCACCTGATTCACGTGGTAGTTGACGGTGCCGGACCCGTCCGGGTCGATCAGGTCGCGGGTGAGGTCGGGGTCGTCGGCCAGTTCCTCCAGCAGGGGGAGGGTCGCGGCGCCGGACTGGAGGACCAGGGCTCGCATTTCGATGGGGAGCGTGGCAAGGACGGCGGCCTGCTGGTCGGCCTGCAGGCGTCGGCTGAACAGCAGGCGTTCGAGTGTCTTCAGGTCCCGCGTGCTCATCGCCTCGTCGAACAGCACGCCGCGGAGGGCGGGGGGCGTGCACCAGTGTCCTGCGGTGGCGAGACGCAGGTGGGGCCGTTCGAGCAGCACCCGTGGATCGTATGGCTCCGGCAAGAGGAACAGCCAGCGCAGGAGCGGGGACGGGTTCAGGGAGTCGAGGGCCGGGTTGTCGAGCAGCCGGTCGGCGAGGCGCCGCCACTGCTCCGGGGTGGGCCGCACCGTGAAGGCTGGTGTGCTCCAGGCTGGCGTGACGGGCTCGGCCCACGGGGGTGCGCTGAACCCGTGGTGCGGGTCGCGGGGAAACAGGGCCTCGTGCTCGAACAGCGCCTCGATGACTTTGGGGTCGGGGTCGCCCGCCAGTTCGATCAGGCGCTCAATGTCCGAGCTATATCGGGCCAGTTGGCGGGGCGTGAAGTGGACCTCGAGTTCCGGCGTGAAGCGCAGCAGCAGGATGAGTTCCTGTTCCTGGCGGCGGTCGTGCCGGATCGCCTCGTCCCACAGGTCGGCCAGGGGGAGGGACGTTTCAAAGGGGAGTGTCACGCTCCGCAGCAGGTCGGCGCGGTGGGCGATGACGTTCAGGGCGGCCGGGGACAGGTGCGGGGCGCGGCGTAGGGCATGGAGTGCGGTAGACAGCGGGGCGTGTTCGAGGCGGTGCAGGAAGGCCGCTTCGGTGTCGGTCATGCCGGAGCATGGCACGGGGGAGCGTGCCGGGCGCGCCGATCTGCGCGTGTCCCGCCTGCGTTCAGTCGCCTTCTGCGGCCCGGCGCGTCACCATTCCTCGGTGCGGTTGCGTCCCCGCGCCTTGGCGCGGTACAGGGCCTCGTCGGCGGCGTCCTTGAGGTCCGGCGCGGCGGTGCTGGCGAGGCCCAGGCTCAGCGTGACGCGCCCGAGCGGATGGTCCGGGTGGGGGATGGCGGCCGCCTCGAGGGCCGCGTGGATGCGCCCGGCGACCTCGTGCGCGCCGCGCGGGTCGGTGTCGAGGAGCAGCAGCGCGAATTCCTCGCCGCCGTAGCGGGAGGCGAGGTCGGTGCGGCGCTGGCAGCTCGCGCGCAGGACGTCCGCCACGCGGCGCAGGCACTCGTCCCCGGCGGGGTGTCCGAGGGCGTCGTTGTAGCGTTTGAAGTGGTCGATGTCGGCCATGATCAGCGTGGTGGGCCGCGCGCTGCGCTGCGCGAGGGCGAGTGCCTGCTCGTACTGCGTGTCGAAGGCGCGGCGGTTGGCGAGTCCGGTCAGCGCGTCGGTCAGGGACAGGTGCGCGAGCTGGGCGTTCGCGGCCGCGAGGTCACGTTCGCGGTCCTTCGCGGCGCGCAGCGCGCGGGTCAGCCGGGCGGCGTTCAGGGTGCGGGCGCGCAGGACGTTGTCGTGGGCGGGTTTGGTGACGTAGTCGTTGGCGCCCGCCGCGAACGCGTCGTCGAGCCGTTCGGTTTCCTGGGTGCTGGTGACCATGATGACGCTCAGGTCCGCGAGGTGCGGCTGGGCGCGCAGGTCCCGCAGGAAGCTCAGGCCGTCCAGTTCCGGCATTTCCAGGTCCAGCAGGACGACGTCCATGTCGCACGCGCCGCTGCGGAAGCCCAGGAGGTCGCGGGCGCCCTGCAGGTCGCCGGGGGCGTGCACGGCGCCGATGGGGGAGAGGGTGCGGGTGAGGATCGCGCGGATCAGGGCGCTGTCGTCGATGACGAGGATATTCATTGGGGGTCCGTGGGGGTCGGCGTCCAATGGCCGGGCAGGGTGGAGGTGGGGGCGTCGTGCGTGGGGCGGCCGCTGGCGTGCAGGCCCCGCGCGCGGGCGTCGGCGCGGGCGTCCGGGTCCTCGCTGAGGACGTGCAGGGTGCCGGGGGGCCACCCGGCGCGCAGCGCGGCGTTCAGGAACGTGGCCGAGAGCAGCACCAGGGTCGCCGGGACGGGTGCGGGGACCTGCGCGTGGGTGTGGACGTCGTACCCCAGGCGCCGCAGGTGCGCGGCGAGGGCGTCGCGGCTCAGGGCACTGACGTCCATCACGACCGCGCGTGGCGGGGCAGGGGCGGGCGTGCTGGGCTGATCGGCGCTGGGCTGATCGGCGCTGGGCTGATCGGCGCTGGGCTGATCGGCGCTGCGGGCCGGTTGGTCCGGCGCGGCGCCGTGTCCGGCCTGCGGGTGCTGGGCGCCCCGTGGGGCCGGGCTGCCGGGGACACCGAGGAGGTCCCGCAGCGCCTGCGCGGCCGTTTCGTCGTCGGGGTGGGCGGGCGCGCCGGGGGAGAGGTCTTCAAGCTGCCGGATCAGGCGGTCGCGGGCGTGGAAGGCGGCGCTCAGCCAGCCGGGCGGCGCGGCGCGGCCCGCGCGCAGGTGCGCGAGCAGGTCCTCCAGCGCGCTCATGAGCAGCTGCACGCCCCGCAGGTCGAGCATGGCCGCGCCGCCCTTGATGGAATGCGCCGCCTGGAACGCCGCGCGGATGGCCGCGCCCTCGCCGCTGCCGGGTGCCGGTTCGCCCGCGTGGTCCTCCAGGTGGTGCAGGGCCGCGTCGAGCGTGTCGAGCTGCGCGCGGGCCTCCTCGGCGAACAGCGGGACGAAGTCGTGCGCGTCGCCGGTCACGCGTGCCGCTCCAGGAAGGCCCGCAGGCCGCGCGGGGCGGCCAGCACGCCCGGATTCACGCGCGTCAGGGCCTGCGCGGGCATGGACGGCACGGTGGCGCTGGCCGGGTCCTGCACGGCGCTGCGCGCCCCGGCGGCGTGCAGCGCGGCCAGCCCGGCGGCCCCGTCGTCCCCCATGCCGCTGAGCAGCATGGCGTTCAGCGCGCCGCGCCAGGACAGCGCCGAGAGGAACAGTCGGTCGATGGACGGCAGGTACTCGCGGCCCGGCTGGCCCGGCTGCAGGCTCAGCGTGTCCCCCTGCAGCGTGACGTGCGTGCCCGAGACGACCGTGATCGTTCCGGGGCGCAGCGTCTCGCCCGGCGTGGGGCTCAGCACCGGGGCCGGCGTGAGCGTCCCGAGCCACTGCGTGAGGTTGTCACTGAACCCCTCGGAGAGGTGCTGCGCGATCACGACCGCCCCGCGCGGCTGCCAGCCGCTCAGCAGTTCCTGCAGGACGCGCGGCCCGCCGGTACTCGCGCCGATCAGCGTCAGGGTCACGGCGGGCGTCTCGGCCGGGGCCGGTCCGTCGGAGGGGGCCGTGGGCAGCGCGGCGCGGGGCGGCAGCAGCGGCAGCGCGCCCTCCAGCGTCGCCGCGTACCGCACGCCCGGCGGTGGGGGCCGCGCCCCGGTGACGATCAGGCGGGTTCGCAGGGGCCGCAGCGTCTCGCGCAGCGCCGCCCAGTCCAGGTCGGGGGGGGATTCACGACGAGCAGCGTCGCGCCGGGCGGCGCGCGGCGCAGTTCCGCCAGGGCCGCCGCCTGCGACGTGCACAGCCGCCGCGGGGACGGCAGGACCCGCGCCAGCCCGAGGTCCGCCGGGGCAAGCAGCGCCACGAGCGTCACAGCAGCCGCCTCAGCGTGGCGAGCAGCGCCGCCTCGTCGAATTCACCCTTGACGAGGTACGCGTCCGCGCCCGCCTCGGCGCCCTGCTCGCGGTCCTCCGGGCGGGCCAGGGACGTGAGCAGCACCACCGGCAGGTGCTGCAGCTGCGGATGCGCCCGCACCTGCCGCGTCAGGTCCAGGCCGCCCAGCTGCGGCATCTCCACGTCGGTCAGCAGCAGGTCCGGCGCGCCGCGCAGCGCCGCCTCCCACGCGAGCGCGCCGTTCTCCACGGCCGTCACCTCGAAGCCCGCGCCGCTCAGGATGCCGCGCAGCAGCTGCCGCGTGACCGCCGTGTCCTCGGCCAGCAGCACCCGCGGGGCGCGCAGCGGGGCCGCCTCGGCGCTCACGGCGGGCGGGCGCAGCGCGCGGACGTTCAGGACCGGCACGATCTGCCCGTCGGGCAGCTGCGCGGCGCCCTCCAGGTGCGGGGCGCCCGCCAGGGGGAACGCCAGCGGCTTGATCACGAGTTCCTCCTCGCCCACCAGGGCGTCCACCAGCAGCGCCAGGTGCGCCTCGCCCTGCCGGACGAGCAGGTACGCGCCGTCCCGTGACGCCCCGAGGTTCAGCGCGCCCGCCAGCGACGCGGCGGGCACGACCCGCCCCCCGATCCGCACGGCGGGGCGGCCCTCGTGCGGGTGCACCTGGGCGCGCCCGGCGCGGTCCACCCAGCGCACCGGGACGCCCAGCAGCTGCCCGGAGGCGCGCACCACCGCCACGCGGGTCGTGGCGAGCGTCAGCGGAAACTGCACCGTGACGGTCGTGCCGCGCGGCCCGCTGCGCAGCGAGACGTCGCCGCCCAGCGCGCGCGCCTGCGTGCGGACCACGTCCAGCCCCACGCCGCGCCCCGACAGGTCCGTGACCTCCTGCCGGGACGTGAAGCCCGGCGTGAACAGCAGCTCGGTCAGTTCGGCGTCCAGCGCCGCGTCGCCCCGCGCGTACGGGCGGCCCGCGGCGCGGGCGATCTCGGCGTAGTCCACGCCGGGCCCGTCGTCGTGGACGGTCACGGTGACCTGCCCGGCGGCGCTGTACGCGGACAGGGTGACGGTGCCCGTGTCGTCCACGCCGCGCGCCGCGCGCGCGCCCGGCAGGTCGATGCCGTGATCGACAGCGTTGCGGATCAGGTGCAGCAGCGGGCTGCGCAGGCGGTCCATGGCGTGCCGGTCGAGTTCCGCGTCCGCCGCGTCCACGTGCAGCCGCGCGCGTTTCCCGGCCTGCCGGGCGGCGTCGCGCGCGGCCCGCTCGAAGGACTGCAGGAACGGCCGCGCCGGTTCGAGCCGCGCGGCGAGCACCTCGCGCGCCAGGTCGTCGGTCAGGGTCGCCAGGGTCTGCTGCGCCGCGCGCACGTCCCGCCACGCGCCGCCCTCGCCGCTGCGGGCGCGGCCCAGCCGTTCGTTCAGCTGCAGCCGCGCGCTCGTGAGTTCCCCCGCCAGCGCCAGCAGCGCGTCGAGTTTGCGCACGTCCACCCGCACGGTCGCCGGGGGGTCCGGGCTGTGCAGGCCAGGGGCGGCGTCAGGACTGGAACTGTCTGGACTGGGACTGTCTGGTTTGGGCGTGTCTGAATCGGACTTCTGTGGACCGGGCGTGTCGGCAGGCTGCGTCTCCGGGGGCAGCAGGCCCAGCCGCCGCAACTCGGCCTGCAGCGTCTCCGGGCCGGGCGCGGTGTCGTGCAGGGCCTGCGCGGTCCGCAGGGCGCCGCGCAGCGCCTCGTCCCCGGCGACCGCGGCGGCGGCGTGCAGGGAGTGCAGCGCGCGGGCCGCCGCCGCGCCCCCCGCCGCGAGGTCCGGCTGCGCGGCGCGCAGTTCGTCGCGCAGCGCCCGGGCGAGGTCAGGTGCGGTAGCGTCCGGCATGCCCGTTCAGGTCGGTCACGAGGGCCTGCAGGCGCCGGGCGATCTGCTGGTTGTCCTGCGTGACGTTCAGGTGCTGCGCGGTCGCCTCGTTGATGTCGTTCATGGCGACCGCGATCTGCTCCATGCTCAGCGCGTGCTGCTCGACCGCCTCGGCGATCTGTGAGGCCATGCGGGCCGCGTCGTCGTTCACCCGCGCGAGCTCCCCGATGGTCTGCCCGGCCCGGTCGATCAGGGCCGTGCCCACCTGCGCCTGCTTGCTGCCCTCCTCGGTGGCGAGCACGGCGGCGTTCGTGGCGTGCTGCGCGTCCTCCAGCGTGCGGCGGATCTGCCCGGCGGCCTCCTTGGACTGCTCGGCCAGCG contains:
- a CDS encoding S41 family peptidase — translated: MRRTLLLLATLLSTQTVRAEALEPLQVDRIIKSLQYFPYLYPFDEKKVRQGAEQGIDGLIRALGSPDVRFSPRNVLVPSANPQKGTTFGLEFEQDGAAQQGVQLAAIPPFTSAWYQGLQPGDIIEGIGDHDVRSVTRQAAAALLPLLEDQFVDLTVRRGETRQVVRVTRQAITPTLTVREGLPTDTAYLAMPTLFTGLSDVTDQLTRAIQVLQEDGIATLILDLRGNTGGTLNTAVAVADQFLSQGDIVSLKGKSGDTRIYGSAKPHFRDFTGRVIVLVNRETSGGAEVIASALQHARMTVIGERTAGQGVASTSHGMDTGYLTFPIAFLVTPGGQIQGVGVTPDIVVRDDRQRPAAGTVVNLPGDAVLRRALEEIGRMSQSTPADTGSIRGTAESGE
- a CDS encoding diguanylate cyclase, coding for MNILVIDDSALIRAILTRTLSPIGAVHAPGDLQGARDLLGFRSGACDMDVVLLDLEMPELDGLSFLRDLRAQPHLADLSVIMVTSTQETERLDDAFAAGANDYVTKPAHDNVLRARTLNAARLTRALRAAKDRERDLAAANAQLAHLSLTDALTGLANRRAFDTQYEQALALAQRSARPTTLIMADIDHFKRYNDALGHPAGDECLRRVADVLRASCQRRTDLASRYGGEEFALLLLDTDPRGAHEVAGRIHAALEAAAIPHPDHPLGRVTLSLGLASTAAPDLKDAADEALYRAKARGRNRTEEW
- a CDS encoding Hpt domain-containing protein — protein: MTGDAHDFVPLFAEEARAQLDTLDAALHHLEDHAGEPAPGSGEGAAIRAAFQAAHSIKGGAAMLDLRGVQLLMSALEDLLAHLRAGRAAPPGWLSAAFHARDRLIRQLEDLSPGAPAHPDDETAAQALRDLLGVPGSPAPRGAQHPQAGHGAAPDQPARSADQPSADQPSADQPSADQPSTPAPAPPRAVVMDVSALSRDALAAHLRRLGYDVHTHAQVPAPVPATLVLLSATFLNAALRAGWPPGTLHVLSEDPDARADARARGLHASGRPTHDAPTSTLPGHWTPTPTDPQ
- a CDS encoding chemotaxis protein CheB — translated: MHVAGGGPGGTAPRAARRDAARRESPPDLDWAALRETLRPLRTRLIVTGARPPPPGVRYAATLEGALPLLPPRAALPTAPSDGPAPAETPAVTLTLIGASTGGPRVLQELLSGWQPRGAVVIAQHLSEGFSDNLTQWLGTLTPAPVLSPTPGETLRPGTITVVSGTHVTLQGDTLSLQPGQPGREYLPSIDRLFLSALSWRGALNAMLLSGMGDDGAAGLAALHAAGARSAVQDPASATVPSMPAQALTRVNPGVLAAPRGLRAFLERHA
- a CDS encoding response regulator → MPDATAPDLARALRDELRAAQPDLAAGGAAAARALHSLHAAAAVAGDEALRGALRTAQALHDTAPGPETLQAELRRLGLLPPETQPADTPGPQKSDSDTPKPDSPSPDSSSPDAAPGLHSPDPPATVRVDVRKLDALLALAGELTSARLQLNERLGRARSGEGGAWRDVRAAQQTLATLTDDLAREVLAARLEPARPFLQSFERAARDAARQAGKRARLHVDAADAELDRHAMDRLRSPLLHLIRNAVDHGIDLPGARAARGVDDTGTVTLSAYSAAGQVTVTVHDDGPGVDYAEIARAAGRPYARGDAALDAELTELLFTPGFTSRQEVTDLSGRGVGLDVVRTQARALGGDVSLRSGPRGTTVTVQFPLTLATTRVAVVRASGQLLGVPVRWVDRAGRAQVHPHEGRPAVRIGGRVVPAASLAGALNLGASRDGAYLLVRQGEAHLALLVDALVGEEELVIKPLAFPLAGAPHLEGAAQLPDGQIVPVLNVRALRPPAVSAEAAPLRAPRVLLAEDTAVTRQLLRGILSGAGFEVTAVENGALAWEAALRGAPDLLLTDVEMPQLGGLDLTRQVRAHPQLQHLPVVLLTSLARPEDREQGAEAGADAYLVKGEFDEAALLATLRRLL